The sequence GGTGACCGAGATGGTCCACCCGTGACTCTCACAGATCCGCTCCACCGTCCCGAGCCCGAGGCCGGTTCCATCGGCTCGAGTCGAGTATCCGGAGTCGAACACCTGCTGACGATCGGTCGGTGGGATACCGACGCCGTCGTCTTCGACGGCGAATCCGGCATCGTCTGCGAGCGGTGTGACGCGGACAGTCAGGTCCCCGGTGCTACCTCGGTCCCCGGGCCCGTGTTCGAGAGCGTTTCGAAAGAGGTTCTCGAGTACCTGCTGCAGTCGACTGGCGTTCGCCAGGACCGTCAGCCCCTCGGCTTGAGCGTCGACCTCGAGAGTCGCGCCCTCGGTGTCGACCATCCCCCAGGCCTTCCACGCGATGGCCTCGAGGTCGACCCGGGTCACGTCTGCGGGGTCGACCGCGTCGTCTGCCCGGGCGAACGCGAGGAGGTCGCTGATCAGGACCTCCATGCGCTGGTGGGAGGCCTCGACTTCCGCGAGCGCGTCGCTGTCGCACGCGTCCTGTGCGACCTCGAGATAGCCCTGGGCGACGCTGAGCGGGTTTCGGAGGTCGTGGGAGACGATGCTCGAGAACTCCTCGAGGCGGTCGTTCTGGCGCTCGAGGGCACGTCGCTGACTGCGAAGTTCCGACTCCCTGTCGACGCGGTCGAGGACGGCTCCAGCCGCAGAGGCGAGGAGTTTGGCCGTCGAGACGTCGACGTCGTCGAACGCGTCTGGTTCGCGGGAGCCGACGTTGAGCACGCCGTGGGTTCCGAGCGGGAGGATCATCTCGCTTCGGACGGGCGTATCCTCGTTGTAACGTCCCGGCTCTTCTCGCAGGTCGGGGAAGACGTGCGTGGATCCGTTCTCGAACGCCTCCCAGGAGAGTCCCTCGCCGGCACGGTAGACCGGTGGCTCTTCGAAGACGGCGGCGCCATCGTCCGTGATGGCCACCGGATCGAGGGTGTTCGATTCCTCGTCGTAGAGCCACGCGGCGGTAAAGGGCATCTCGAGTTCGGAGGCCGCGAGGTCGACGATGAGTTCGCAGACGTCGTCGTGGGTTTCGGCCTCGACGAAGCGGCTGGTCGCCCGCTGGAGGGCCTCGATGCGGTCGGCCCGGCGCTGGTTACGAACGTCGTAGACGCCGACGAGGAAGCCGCCCAGTGCGCCGC is a genomic window of Natrarchaeobaculum aegyptiacum containing:
- a CDS encoding ATP-binding protein, coding for MTERIRPTDFVAALLVGLLGLLLSSLHVAHVVVHDKPLLATVVGVVFPLALSLVLCYAAVWAIRRRFAAGYTVRLGVWTALGAVAITAVVGTITAHQLLAGHLPADAGFQLATAATGGALGGFLVGVYDVRNQRRADRIEALQRATSRFVEAETHDDVCELIVDLAASELEMPFTAAWLYDEESNTLDPVAITDDGAAVFEEPPVYRAGEGLSWEAFENGSTHVFPDLREEPGRYNEDTPVRSEMILPLGTHGVLNVGSREPDAFDDVDVSTAKLLASAAGAVLDRVDRESELRSQRRALERQNDRLEEFSSIVSHDLRNPLSVAQGYLEVAQDACDSDALAEVEASHQRMEVLISDLLAFARADDAVDPADVTRVDLEAIAWKAWGMVDTEGATLEVDAQAEGLTVLANASRLQQVLENLFRNALEHGPGDRGSTGDLTVRVTPLADDAGFAVEDDGVGIPPTDRQQVFDSGYSTRADGTGLGLGTVERICESHGWTISVTDSSTDGARFEIRTGTTDSSG